The Loxodonta africana isolate mLoxAfr1 chromosome 6, mLoxAfr1.hap2, whole genome shotgun sequence genomic interval GCATTTTTACTACTTCACTTGGCTCCTGCTGGCTCATGTCCAGTCCACCCCACTGGGTTGTTGCTGTTTGGGGACCCGCCCACCAGAGCAGACCCTGGTCCCCTCCAATAGCTGAGCTAGCCGTCACCCGACCCTGACTCATCTTACAAGTGGGGAGGCTGAAACTCGGGGCGATTCAGAGCAATGGCCAGCATCACCCCACTGCTAGCAGGGCGACATGATGCTAGGACAGGACCCGGGAGACTCCTTCAGAGCAGCCAGGGGCAGGCGGGGGTCGGCCCCAAGGGGCAAGACCAGCTCCGCCCATTTGGGCGCACCTTTTCGGCCTCAGTTTGCCCACCTTTGCCGTGGGCAGAGGGACCACGCTGGCTTCTTTCTGCGCGCCTGTGCCCACCTGTGGCTTTGGGGCGGAGGCGATGAGCCCTGAGTTGCACCGGGGTGACCCACCCTGGGGCCTCGACCTGGGCAGGGAGCTGGGGGCGTGGCTGCAGGTTCCGGACAGACAACGGGGATGGGGCGGACCCGGGGGCGGGGCGGACCCGGGGGCGGGGCGGACCCGGGGGCGCCCGGACGTGCCCTGCCCGTGGACCCGAAGGTCTTCTCATGCCCTTGCTCTGGGTGGACAAAGGGCCGCTGCAGTGTGGAGACTCGCGCAGACCCGCGCGTCCACGATGAGCCACTCCAAGACAGAGGATTTCCACAACCAGCGTCCGCTCAAATTCGTGCTGCGCAAAGACGAAATAACCGGTGAGTGCGGGGCGTCTGGGCTCTGCATGGATCACAGAGGCCAGGACTGCGTTGGGACTTCTGTTTGGATCCGAAGGTGGCATCAGAGGAGATCCACCCACCACACAAGTTCTTAAACATGAAAAGCAGTCCCGAGGTCTGAGAGCTTCCTGCCACAGCTGCCTACACTGGCAGGGTAAAGGACTAGGGCAGGAACTTGGTGGTTTCTGGAACTTGGGCCAGGAagagggaggtgggagagggggtCAGTGAAGTGTGGGGGTTGTGGGGCGACTCTGGAGGGGTTGCTGTGCTGTCCCTGAGGGCTCGAGGACAGGCAGTGGTGTCACTCTGCTTGGGGACGAGGGCTGCAGGAATCCAGCAGACTGAAGGCGTCTCTGGACAGGGGCGGGGTGTAGGGAGAGGAGTCCTAGCGGACCCTAAAGGTTTGGGCCCAAGCAAAGGGCCACAGAAGTGCCTTGATAGCAAGGGAAGGTAGAAGGAAGGGGCTGTGCTGTCTTGCTGTCACTCAGTCCTGACTGCAGCCACCCTTGCAGGGGGCAGGTGACCCTGTCCTCTCCCGTTGAGGTGGCTATCTGGACTGAAGGACAGGGACACCCTATGAGGGGTCAGCTCCATGGCCCACCGCAGTGAGGGGGTGGGTGCAGGGGCCCTGTGAGGCGGATGGGTGGCCCACAGCCTGGGCTGGGCCTCCACGCTGGATGGCAGGAGGCCAGGGCTCCGTTGTCCCCTCAGACTTCAGTGCCCCTGCAGGGACCAGGCAGGGATTCCAGAGGAGGACGTGCCTATGGCCATCACGGGAAGAGGCTGGGCGATtaagtgggggtgggagggaggacgAAAAGGCACAGGGCCTGCTCAGCAATGGGTGCAGCCTCCAAGAGGGGGCACAGGGCCCCACCCTGTAAAGGTGACGTCGCTTAGTTGGACAAGGGGCTGTCCCTTCCAGGatatcagtttccttatctgcccAGTGGAGATGGTAAGGCTGTGTGTTTCGGCCGGGGAAGAGTTCTGGGGGGTGAGGAGAGAGTGAGGACAAAGGGCTGAAGGGCCATTGCACCCCAACTGCCCCCAGACACACGTGCAGTGTGGGTGGTGGGCCCTGCAGCCCTTGATGTGCCCCTTGTCCCTGACAGGGGACGAATATGACGGCCAGCTGCGGGTGGAGATGAGCTGTGGCCACGCTGTGGACCCGGGGAGCCTGACAGCCTGGTGCCGAAGCCTGATGGACCAGGTAGGGCAGGCACCACAGCCATGGCCACCACGAGGGGTGGGGGAGACTCTCATTCCACATCCGGAAGGGAGGCAAAGGTTCTCCTGTCTTCTTCAGTGGAAGCGGGTTCTGGCTCCACTGGGCCGGGGGAGCAGCACCTCAGGGTCCAATCCAAGTAGTCCATCTCTGTCCTCGGGTGAGAGTGTGCTGGGGGATCCCTGGGAAAACCTGCTTGGGGCCATAGTACAGACTCATGGTGCAGCCCCCAGAGTACCCCCAAGGGGAGGCAGCTGGCTGTGGTTGGGGCCTGACGGGGACGTACTAACAGCCATAGTGATGGGATGCGAGTGGACGGGACTGGGGGCCGAGGCTAGGGCCAACAGGCTAGAGACTGCAACACTTCGGCCTCAGCACCATGGACAGCTGGTGCCTTCCCCTGTCTTCCCAGGGCCACTTCAAGCTATGCTGCCCAGCTGACATCAATGGGGAGAAATGCGGGGCCCAGTGGCCCTACCCAGAGGTCCGCCAGTGCGCAGTGCTGAATGACACTGAGCAGTACCAATTTGAGCAGAAACTGGCCCTGCTGGCAGCAAGAAGCTACTGTGATTTTAAAGAGGTGGGTGGGGCTGCCCTGGAGAGGGGCCCAGGCCACAGGCCCTGCCCTGGCCACTCAGGTCCTAGGGAAGGGGACCTTAGCTTCCTGCCGCCTCCTCACTCTGCTGAGCTGGGCTGGACGTCTCGTCCTGCTGGTCATCATGAGTGCCCACTGCCCTCCATCCGTCCCACAGTGTCCGAGCTGCAAAAGCCTGGTGGAGAGGAAGGAGTTGACCACCATCCGCGTTCTCTGCACGGTCTGCACCTCCACGCTGAGGGCCACCTACGAGTTCTGCTGGCAGTGCCTGCGGGCCTGGAAGGGGGCTGGGACGCCCTCTGACCACTGTGCCAACGTGGGTTGCAAGGACCCCAACCTGGAGGTCCTGGCCTCCTGCACCACCAAGGACCTCCCCGGCAGTGAGATCTGTGCCTGCCCTTCAATCCGGGCCTGCCCCACGTGCGGGCTGCTCATTGAGCACAAGGAGAAGTGCAAGTACGTGGTGTGCTCACGGTGCCAGGTGGAGTTCTGCTTCGCCTGCCTGGAGCTGGCTCGGGCCTGCCAGGCCACCAAAGCAGGCGCCTGGTTTAAGTGTTGTGCAAAGCCCCTGGCCCCGCGGCAAACCCACATCCCTGTGTGGAGCCGACAAGGTGGTGGGCTGTGGGGTGACGAAGTCAACACCGGTCACAGGGAGCAAAGCCACACTCCAACAGTGTGACAAGTAAGAAGGACAAGTTTACCCCAGGAGA includes:
- the LOC111748323 gene encoding E3 ubiquitin-protein ligase RNF144B-like isoform X3; the encoded protein is MSHSKTEDFHNQRPLKFVLRKDEITGDEYDGQLRVEMSCGHAVDPGSLTAWCRSLMDQGHFKLCCPADINGEKCGAQWPYPEVRQCAVLNDTEQYQFEQKLALLAARSYCDFKECPSCKSLVERKELTTIRVLCTVCTSTLRATYEFCWQCLRAWKGAGTPSDHCANVGCKDPNLEVLASCTTKDLPGSEICACPSIRACPTCGLLIEHKEKCKYVVCSRCQVEFCFACLELARACQATKAGAWFKCCAKPLAPRQTHIPVWSRQGGGLWGDEVNTGHREQSHTPTV
- the LOC111748323 gene encoding E3 ubiquitin-protein ligase DDB_G0292642-like isoform X1 gives rise to the protein MSPELHRGDPPWGLDLGRELGAWLQVPDRQRGWGGPGGGADPGAGRTRGRPDVPCPWTRRSSHALALGGQRAAAVWRLAQTRASTMSHSKTEDFHNQRPLKFVLRKDEITGDEYDGQLRVEMSCGHAVDPGSLTAWCRSLMDQGHFKLCCPADINGEKCGAQWPYPEVRQCAVLNDTEQYQFEQKLALLAARSYCDFKECPSCKSLVERKELTTIRVLCTVCTSTLRATYEFCWQCLRAWKGAGTPSDHCANVGCKDPNLEVLASCTTKDLPGSEICACPSIRACPTCGLLIEHKEKCKYVVCSRCQVEFCFACLELARACQATKAGAWFKCCAKPLAPRQTHIPVWSRQGGGLWGDEVNTGHREQSHTPTV
- the LOC111748323 gene encoding uncharacterized protein LOC111748323 isoform X2, translating into MSPELHRGDPPWGLDLGRELGAWLQVPDRQRGWGGPGGGADPGAGRTRGRPDVPCPWTRRSSHALALGGQRAAAVWRLAQTRASTMSHSKTEDFHNQRPLKFVLRKDEITGDEYDGQLRVEMSCGHAVDPGSLTAWCRSLMDQCPSCKSLVERKELTTIRVLCTVCTSTLRATYEFCWQCLRAWKGAGTPSDHCANVGCKDPNLEVLASCTTKDLPGSEICACPSIRACPTCGLLIEHKEKCKYVVCSRCQVEFCFACLELARACQATKAGAWFKCCAKPLAPRQTHIPVWSRQGGGLWGDEVNTGHREQSHTPTV